The Podospora pseudopauciseta strain CBS 411.78 chromosome 2 map unlocalized CBS411.78m_2, whole genome shotgun sequence genome has a window encoding:
- the VPS55 gene encoding Vacuolar protein sorting-associated protein 55 (COG:T; EggNog:ENOG503P3FU), protein MPTAGLKTIIALSFVLALGFLLVILSCALYSKYHPLLVVATYVLAPVPNWICSHCANPDDFVESSGAAILDLGRFCTGFLVVMGIALPVVLAHSGIIATAAAVMSIVGGLLIYGTIISFGQFFQEEQEF, encoded by the coding sequence ATGCCCACCGCCGGCCTAAAAACAATCATAGCCCTCTCCTtcgtcctcgccctcggcttcctcctcgtcatcctctccTGCGCGCTCTACTCCAAataccaccccctcctcgtcgtcgccacCTACGTCCTCGCCCCGGTGCCCAACTGGATATGCTCCCACTGCGCCAACCCCGACGACTTTGTCGAGAGCTCGGGCGCCGCCATCCTCGACCTGGGCCGGTTCTGCACCGGGTTCTTGGTCGTGATGGGCATCGCGCTCccggtggtgctggcgcATAGCGGGATTATCGCCACGGCAGCGGCGGTGATGAGCATTGTGGGTGGGTTGTTGATTTATGGGACGATTATAAGTTTTGGACAGTTTTttcaggaggagcaggagttttag
- the PRE5 gene encoding Proteasome subunit alpha type-6 (BUSCO:EOG09264441; EggNog:ENOG503NW5C; MEROPS:MER0000549; COG:O), producing the protein MFRNNYDNDSVTFSPQGRIFQVEYAAEAVKQGSVVVGIASKTHAVLVAIKRNAEELSSYQKKLFPIDEHVGIAIAGLTSDARVLSNFMKQQCLGHRLTYSRHMPIRSLVDMIGSKAQINTQHYGKRPYGVGLLVAGVDDSGPHLFEFQPSGMTEEMIAFAIGARSQMARTYLERNLDKFKTSTREELIEHGLRALKESLVQDRELTVENTSVGVVGYVKETKKTEPFQVFDGHEVQRYLELVADDKKEGGPQAATVEDESTAMDVDA; encoded by the exons ATGTTCAGGAACAACTATGACAACGACTCGGTCACATT cTCCCCACAGGGGCGGATATTCCAGGTCGAGTATGCAGCCGAAGCAGTTAAGCAGGGTTCAGTCGTAGTAGGAATCGCCAGCAAAACACACGCCGTCCTCGTAGCGATCAAG cgcAACGCAGAAGAACTCTCCTCGTACCAAAAGAAACTCTTCCCCATCGACGAGCACGTCggcatcgccatcgccggcCTCACCTCGGACGCCCGCGTCCTCTCCAACTTTATGAAGCAGCAATGCCTCGGACACCGCCTCACCTACTCCCGCCACATGCCCATCCGCTCCCTCGTCGACATGATCGGTTCCAAAGCCCAGATCAACACGCAGCACTACGGAAAGCGCCCCTACGGCGTTGGTCTCCTCGTCGCCGGCGTGGACGATTCCGGCCCTCACCTCTTTGAATTTCAACCGTCGGGTAtgacggaggagatgatTGCATTTGCCATTGGTGCCAGGTCCCAGATGGCGAGGACGTATCTCGAGAGAAACCTGGACAAGTTCAAGACCAGCACACGGGAGGAGCTGATTGAGCATGGGTTGAGGGCGCTGAAGGAGAGTTTGGTGCAGGATAGGGAGTTGACGGTGGAGAATACCagtgtgggtgtggtgggcTATGTCAaggagacgaagaagacggagCCGTTTCAGGTGTTTGATGGGCACGAGGTGCAGAGGTATTTGGAGCTGGTGGCGGATGAtaagaaggagggggggccTCAGGCGGcgacggtggaggatgagagcaCGGCgatggatgttgatgcgTAG
- a CDS encoding uncharacterized protein (COG:S; EggNog:ENOG503NZWJ): MESGGANNNNSNNNNNNVTSPKRTKICVYCGASPGFNPIYVEAARSLAREMAKNNIQLVYGGGTVGLMGEVARTLVSLSGPDSVHGIIPEALVRYERDANYSSTIPDPSNPSSRPHTSSTSSLTVPEETVFGRTTIVPDMHTRKRLMAQEVLDGGPGSGFVALAGGYGTLEELFETMTWNQLGIHNKGIVILNINGFYDGIRQWINKSVEEGFIHGGNKNILVEAKTAEEAIRALEEYKVSDAALKLNWSSQ, encoded by the exons ATGGAATCAGGCggcgccaacaacaacaacagcaacaacaacaacaacaacgtaACCTCCCCCAAGCGCACAAAAATCTGCGTCTACTGCGGCGCCTCCCCAGGCTTCAACCCCATCTACGTCGAAGCCGCCCGCTCACTCGCAAGAGAAATGGCCAAAAACAACATCCAACTAG TCTACGGAGGCGGCACAGTAGGCCTAATGGGCGAAGTAGCCCGTACCCTCGTCTCCCTCTCCGGGCCGGACTCAGTCCACGGCATAATCCCCGAAGCCCTCGTCCGCTACGAGCGCGACGCAAActactcctccaccatccccgaCCCGTCCAACCCTTCCTCCCGTCCCCatacctcctccacctcctccctgaCAGTCCCGGAAGAGACAGTCTTCGGCCGGACAACCATCGTCCCCGACATGCACACCCGAAAACGCCTCATGGCCCAAGAGGTCCTCGACGGTGGCCCAGGCTCCGGTTTCGTCGCCCTGGCAGGCGGGTACGGTACcttggaggagctgtttgAGACCATGACGTGGAACCAGCTGGGCATTCACAACAAGGGGATCGTCattctcaacatcaacggTTTCTACGATGGCATCAGGCAGTGGATCAACAAGAGCGTAGAAGAGGGGTTTATCCACGGTGGGAACAAGAACATCCTTGTCGAGGCCAAGACAGCAGAGGAGGCGATCAGGGCGTTGGAAGAGTACAAGGTGTCAGACGCGGCGCTCAAGTTGAACTGGAGCTCGCAATAG
- a CDS encoding uncharacterized protein (EggNog:ENOG503NVEB; COG:S), whose translation MPEPVAAAGAEPARQEEQGQSMLMKIFQGLAMWMAMQFVMKQFTGGGQKTTSVTNADGQVVQVATGAIPPYHERPRQLNDGAVYSHIPQSIAPIWPDNSAVDIIVTVSPSFVAEPLDKLPKDTIVFQEKGFRIGNWSDTRVAEGTINVPVPVQKNGTLWGHFYIGLPGAPLDPTQRNYDPGAAYHFVHPLTQYIPKKKESKTRNLLSDNAEVEEVVVEDEPEQAGPIVANYYHPNVSLSFIPGSGTFSFPQAHPAIRQYIRLEATGARDGTGQNGWYYPILFVNTFWQLKSKMTIVNETVTTLPIRIDLNNLADWKFKLMAPIETNSKEQARQAAWGGGMSAGGGDGSEIEMVKEIFMDTNPILLCVTIIVSIAHMILETLAFGSDIAHYRKKKDNVGISVRSILANVFMQTVIFLYLIDQSQNTSWMILGGQGVGILIELWKITTVVNVRVRASPNSLIPYRISFEDKHKLSTTEQKTKEYDEIAFKYMYMAGVPLLLAYAVYSLVYETHKSWYSYIIATLVGSVYAYGFLMMLPSLYINYRLKSVAHMPGKAMMYKFLNTFIDDLFAFTIKMPFLHRLATLRDDVIFFIYIYQRWVYKVDYTRVNEFGQGGDDEEEEEEEEGAKKIEEKKKEGEVVEEPKEEKEAVKVTGAEKKGKATKRK comes from the exons ATGCCGGAACCCGTCGCGGCAGCAGGCGCTGAGCCTGCTCGCCAGGAGGAGCAAGGC CAATCGATGCTCATGAAAATATTCCAAGGTCTTGCGATGTGGATGGCCATGCAGTTTGTTATGAAACAGTTCACAGGAGGCGGCCAAAAGACCACGTCAGTCACCAACGCCGACGGACAGGTAGTCCAAGTCGCAACTGGTGCCATACCACCATACCATGAGCGCCCACGACAGCTGAACGACGGAGCTGTCTACAGCCATATTCCCCAATCCATCGCTCCAATCTGGCCAGACAACAGCGCCGTCGATATCATCGTTACCGTTTCCCCGTCATTCGTTGCTGAGCCTCTCGACAAGCTACCCAAGGACACCATTGTCTTTCAGGAGAAGGGGTTCAGGATTGGAAACTGGAGCGACACAAGAGTTGCCGAGGGAACTATCAATGTGCCAGTTCCTGTTCAGAAAAACGGCACTCTCTGGGGACACTTTTACATTGGATTGCCCGGCGCCCCTCTCGATCCGACTCAGCGTAATTACGATCCTGGTGCTGCTTATCACTTTGTTCACCCTCTGACGCAGTACatccccaagaagaaggagtcCAAGACGAGGAACTTGCTATCCGACAatgccgaggtggaggaagtcgtggtggaggatgaacCCGAGCAGGCTGGCCCGATTGTCGCCAACTACTACCACCCCAACGTGTCGCTGTCCTTCATCCCTGGTAGCGGTACGTTTTCGTTTCCTCAGGCTCATCCAGCAATTCGCCAGTATATCCGTCTCGAGGCAACAGGTGCCCGTGACGGAACTGGCCAGAATGGATGGTACTAccccatcctcttcgtcaACACCTTCTGGCAGCTCAAGTCCAAGATGACCATCGTGAACGAGACCGTGACCACTTTGCCCATCCGCATTGACCTCAACAACCTGGCCGACTGGAAGTTCAAGTTGATGGCCCCCATTGAGACGAACAGCAAGGAGCAAGCTCGCCAGGCGGCCTGGGGAGGCGGCATGTCAGCCGGTGGTGGCGACGGCAGCGAGATCGAGATGGTCAAGGAGATCTTCATggacaccaaccccatcctcctctgcgtcaccatcatcgtcaGCATCGCGCACATGATCCTCGAGACTTTGGCTTTCGGCTCTGATATCGCCCATTaccgcaagaagaaggacaatGTTGGTATTTCCGTCAGatccatcctcgccaacgTCTTCATGCAAACCGTCATTTTCCTCTACTTGATCGACCAATCCCAAAACACCTCCTGGATGATCCTCGGCGGCCAAGGCGTTGGCATCCTGATCGAACTCTGGAAAATCACCACCGTCGTCAACGTCCGCGTCCGcgcctcccccaactccctcatccCTTACCGCATCTCCTTTGAAGACAAGCACAAGCTCAGCACCACGGAGCAAAAGACTAAAGAGTACGACGAGATCGCCTTCAAGTACATGTATATGGCCGGCgtgcctctcctcctcgcctaCGCGGTTTATTCCCTGGTGTATGAAACCCACAAGTCGTGGTACAGCTACATCATCGCCACGCTTGTCGGTTCGGTCTACGCCTATGGgttcttgatgatgctgccGAGCTTGTATATCAACTACAGACTGAAAAGCGTGGCGCACATGCCGGGCAAGGCGATGATGTACAAGTTTTTGAACACATTTATTGATGACTTGTTTGCGTTTACGATCAAGATGCCGTTTCTGCATCGGTTGGCGACCTTGAGGGATGATGTGattttctttatttatatttatcaGAGGTGGGTGTACAAGGTTGATTATACCAGGGTCAACGAGTTTGGtcaggggggtgatgatgaggaggaggaggaggaggaggaaggggccaagaagattgaggagaagaagaaggaaggtgaggttgtggaggagccgaaggaggagaaggaggcggttAAAGTGACGggggctgagaagaaggggaaggcgaCCAAGAGGAAATGA
- the SEC22 gene encoding SNAP receptor (BUSCO:EOG09264IG5; EggNog:ENOG503NUVF; COG:U): protein MLCASTDTSPSDPPDLAEVKSQIKLILRRLTRTSNPQASISSGAYTIHYLLQSDIVYLTITDASYPRKLAFTYLSDLATEFSTTYPQQQLMSTILRPYAFMEFDTFISRTKATYSDARATQNLDKLNDELRDVTKVMTKNIEDLLYRGDSLERMGELSSRLRDDSAKYRKAAVRINWDLMLKQYGPFAGLGLFILIFVWWRFF, encoded by the coding sequence ATGCTCTGCGCCTCAACAgacacctccccctccgaccCCCCCGACCTAGCCGAAGTAAAATCCCAAATCAAGCTCATCCTCCGTCGCCTAACCCGCACTTCCAACCCCCAAGCCAGCATCTCGTCAGGCGCCTACACAATCCACTACCTTCTCCAGTCCGACATCGTctacctcaccatcaccgacgCCTCCTACCCCCGCAAGCTCGCCTTCACCTACCTCTCCGACCTCGCCACCGAGttctccaccacctacccccagcagcagctcatgtccaccatcctccgccCCTACGCCTTTATGGAGTTTGACACCTTCATCAGCCGGACAAAAGCTACCTATTCTGACGCGAGGGCGACGCAGAACCTGGACAAGCTCAATGATGAGCTGAGGGACGTGACAAAGGTCATGACCAAGAATATCGAGGATTTGCTGTATCGGGGGGACAGCCTGGAGAGGATGGGCGAGTTGAGCAGTAGGTTGAGGGATGATAGCGCAAAGTATCGCAAGGCAGCCGTGAGGATCAATTGGGATTTGATGCTGAAGCAGTATGGGCCTTTTGccgggttggggttgtttatATTGATTTTTGTCTGGTGGAGGTTTTTCTAG
- a CDS encoding uncharacterized protein (COG:S; EggNog:ENOG503P5J1), which produces MGDSNSGALTALSKSPDVQSTGAAPKGPENTPYRDFDRGIPDSQEDDDDGGYADYSRATRGSNKRRSCDEPLVSRSKKAKTAAQSRAGLKRARKFQHPQVWGKNSGLLQLRNGNALRDLLLAPGSWNRLGEADRQTILAKLPNGYQLDGKPDVASLTNDNNFRDDCSQYYNSIRDGHLTENWLTKAWKAHYKDVRGDFKKHLFNAFMDNFMEDASEKPKRADKGTGNRLGIESSKKMETETSKKTDTEASKKTDAEFSNEADTETSKKTDTETSKKPDAESNKKADTESSKDADTDSSMMTDTDSSKKTDTETSKQPDAESNKKADADSSMKTDTETSKQPEAESNKKADTESSKETEAEASKKADDELAPAGDNKTQDATGKAPSPKATD; this is translated from the exons ATGGGTGACTCTAACTCTGGTGCGCTAACGGCCCTGTCGAAGAGTCCTGATGTCCAAAGCACCGGGGCCGCGCCCAAGGGTCCTGAAAACACGCCCTATCGAGACTTCGATCGCGGAATCCCGGATTCtcaggaggatgacgacgacggcggttATGCTGACTACTCTCGAGCCACAAGAGGCTCCAATAAGCGTAGAAGCTGTGACGAGCCTCTGGTTTCAAGGTCTAAGAAGGCCAAGACTGCTGCTCAGTCCAGGGCGGGGCTTAAGAGAGCCCGTAAATTCCAACACCCGCAAGTTTGGGGAAAGAATTCAGGTCTCTTGCAGCTGCGCAATGGCAATGCCCTTCGC GATTTGTTGTTGGCTCCTGGATCATGGAACCGTTTGGGCGAGGCCGATCGCCAGACCATCTTGGCCAAATTGCCCAACGGATACCAGCTTGACGGGAAACCCGATGTTGCATCTCTGACAAACGACAACAACTTTCGCGACGACTGCTCGCAATACTACAACAGCATCCGGGACGGCCATCTAACTGAGAATTGGCTTACCAAGGCATGGAAAGCCCACTACAAAGATGTGCGCGGCGATTTCAAGAAGCATCTTTTCAATGCGTTCATGGACAACTTCATGGAGGATGCTTCTGAGAAGCCCAAGAGGGCCGACAAGGGAACGGGCAACAGATTGGGAATTGAATCCAGCAAAAAGATGGAAACGGAGACCAGCAAGAAGACGGACACCGAGGCCAGCAAGAAGACGGACGCAGAATTTAGCAACGAGGCCGACACCGAGACCAGCAAGAAGACGGACACCGAGACCAGCAAGAAGCCGGACGCAGAGTCGAACAAGAAAGCAGACACAGAGTCTAGCAAGGATGCCGACACAGATTCCAGCATGATGACGGACACAGATTCCAGCAAGAAGACGGACACCGAGACCAGCAAGCAGCCGGACGCAGAGTCGAACAAGAAAGCAGACGCAGATTCCAGCATGAAGACGGACACCGAGACCAGCAAGCAGCCGGAGGCAGAGTCGAACAAGAAAGCAGACACAGAGTCTAGCAAGGAGACCGAGGCTGAGGCCAGCAAGAAGGCTGATGACGAACTGGCGCCGGCTGGTGACAACAAAACACAAGATGCCACTGGCAAAGCTCCTTCGCCCAAGGCCACTGACTAG
- a CDS encoding uncharacterized protein (COG:S; EggNog:ENOG503NXMC): protein MSPSAASHHRSHSLLLLQKLLNLRDKASPLTLILDNLEQPAHPVLNEFMTRAKISKAKIIFIALSTLKKPPLADVFIRGRHKSLQQLASEIIPHVTPSPSSPNQKNILLFDTIHPLLSIPSHLPSFLQSIIPPLTTSCLLVYHTDIPLLPQSNPYTPTPLSVLTHLSTSILTLTPLSHVLATKAAENKSLPAPVFGLHSSREGVLLSLRSPSSPQGVVITMELRRKSGRVVQEKFVLFPSPPTTTAQHRQQTKGIGGVILLSDHPAFSTETTEEEGEGIQATFNLGLTEKQRRDREGVVLPYFDAQTEVGGGGGRILYDMGREDDFDEEEDEI from the exons ATGTCGCCCTCAGCAGCCTCCCATCACCGCTCGCACTCGCTCCTCCTACTCCAAAAGCTTCTGAATCTTCGCGACAAAGCCTCACCACTCACACTCATTCTTGACAACCTCGAGCAGCCAGCTCACCCAGTCCTCAATGAGTTCATGACCCGAGCCAAG ATCTCTAAAGCGAAAATAATCTTCATCGCCCTCTCTACCCTCAAGAAGCCACCCCTCGCCGACGTCTTCATCCGCGGCCGTCACAAATCTCTTCAACAACTCGCCTCCGAAATAATCCCCCACgtcacaccctccccctcctccccaaaccaaa AAAACATCTTACTCTTCGACAcaatccaccccctcctctcgatcccctcccacctcccctccttcctccaatccatcatcccccccctAACCACCTCTTGTCTATTAGTCTACCACACCGacatcccccttctcccccaatCCAACCCTtacaccccaacccctctaTCAGTCCtaacccacctctccacctcgatcctcaccctcacccccctctcccacgtcCTAGCCACCAAAGCCGCAGAGAATAaatccctccccgcccccgtCTTCGGCCTCCACTCATCCCGCGAAGgcgtcctcctctccctccgctccccatcctccccccaaggGGTGGTGATAACGATGGAACTCCGCCGCAAATCAGGCCGCGTCGTCCAAGAGAAGTTCGTCCTCTTCCCgtcacccccaacaacaaccgctcAACACCGACAACAAACAAAGGGTATCGGCGGAGTGATCCTCCTGTCTGACCACCCCGCTTTTTCCACAGAAACaacggaagaggagggggaaggaatCCAAGCTACCTTCAACCTGGGCCTCACCGAAAAACAACGCCGCGACCGCGAAGGCGTTGTTCTCCCCTACTTTGACGCCCAGAccgaggtgggtgggggggggggcaggatATTGTACGAcatggggagggaggacgattttgatgaggaggaggatgagattTAG
- a CDS encoding uncharacterized protein (COG:S; EggNog:ENOG503P6QQ), producing MADRNHGSSRRGGDRTHYDNRDRDRDRDRRRDQDRRRDRDDDKSRHHHHDRSSRDHYGRDRDRDRDRDRDRDRDKDRDRDSRRYRSGSRDRNDRRRSRSPRGDNRRDDRGKGYRQRDEPRGDREKDRGNNTPGNAETLGSEKPPTKELQPPQRRPPPVGSPRRSESPDRGFDREFGGNKPTETLPTRSKPTSANASTPVAAPVSFKVKPRDDHDGTYSRGRSEEHDEYHQSRGRFDADPMDEDEEDDVVVEDDGLDDMAAMMGFGGFGTTKGKKVTGNNVGAVKKEKKTEYRQYMNRVGGFNRPLSPPR from the exons ATGGCGGACAGAAACCACGGCAGCTCTCGTCGCGGAGGCGATAGAACACACTATGATAacagagacagagacagagacagagaTCGCCGTCGCGACCAAGACAGGCGCAGAGACCGCGACGACGATAAGAGcagacatcaccaccacgatCGGTCATCGCGCGATCATTACGGGAGGGATAGGGATagagacagagacagagacagagacagagacagagacaaGGACAGAGACAGAGATAGCAGAAGATACCGCTCTGGATCAAGAGACAGAAATGACCGCAGGCGATCACGTTCTCCCCGAGGCGACAACAGGCGAGATGACAGGGGCAAAGGGTATCGTCAACGGGATGAGCCGAGAGGAGACAGGGAGAAGGATCGAGGAAATAACACCCCAGGTAATGCTGAGACTTTAGGCAGCG AGAAACCACCCACCAAAGAActtcaacctccccagcGCCGCCCCCCACCAGTCGGCTCCCCCCGTCGCTCAGAAAGCCCGGACAGAGGCTTCGATCGCGAATTTGGTGGCAACAAACCCACGGAAACACTCCCCACCCGCTCCAAACCAACCAGCGCCAACGCATCGACCCCTGTCGCAGCACCTGTTTCTTTCAAGGTTAAGCCACGGGACGATCATGACGGGACATACTCTCGAGGCCGTAGCGAGGAACACGACGAGTACCACCAGTCAAGAGGGAGGTTCGATGCCGACCCTatggatgaggacgaggaagacgacgTTGTCGTCGAGGACGACGGGCTGGATGACATGGCTGCTATGATGGGCTTTGGCGGGTTTGGCACGACGAAGGGAAAGAAGGTTACTGGAAACAATGTGGGAGcggtcaagaaggagaagaagacggagTATCGCCAGTACATGAACCGGGTTGGTGGTTTCAACAGGCCTCTGAGTCCCCCTCGTTAG
- a CDS encoding uncharacterized protein (COG:S; EggNog:ENOG503P6QQ), translating into MGSSSKKDRAESVLSAPAPSIKSEKREKRSSKKSSSSRLEDVAESVYEDEQHKKRKKEKKEKKRKAAAAEAEGEDVTATEEVTDNLLTAEDERPKKKKNKRDDDDEVKRAKKRKEEEEEEEEEEEEEGSDGGETIKSKESRRKRREREEEEEKERRRRKPPATTETAPAADNWRVDALSGGESRQSKFMRLLGGGKKPTTTTTTTPGSARPRLDINHVSAELEQQFSAGIRQKFETGGQKPFEVRAKWEWTVTTHQQLYYWVRVRDLGLYFWDNKMMTGRVVLWGVVGWANWARFGLEINKNKKNEYRNRKEQRHFQRGYEGQRGFWGGRKVEEVVEDKEHDYRKALRESRVYAGRREFEGRREHKVRDYESRRDYGSRREHRERREYDDRRE; encoded by the exons AtgggctcctcctccaagaaaGACCGCGCGGAATCCGTCCTCAgcgcccccgccccctccatcaaGAGCGAGAAGCGGGAGAAGAGATCGTCCAAGAAGTCGTCTTCCTCCAGACTGGAGGATGTAGCCGAGTCGGTTTATGAAGACGAACAACACAAGAAGCGtaaaaaggagaagaaggagaagaagcgcaaggctgctgctgcggaggcggagggcgaggatgtAACTGCTACCGAAGAGGTGACTGACAACCTTCTCACCGCGGAGGACGAGaggcccaagaagaagaagaacaagagggatgatgatgatgaggtgaagagggccaagaagaggaaggaggaggaggaggaggaggaggaggaggaggaggaggaggggtcggaTGGGGGGGAGACGATCAAGAGCAAGGAGTcgaggcggaagaggagggagagggaggaggaggaggagaaggagagacggaggagg aaACCCCCCGCCACTACCGAAACCGCCCCTGCAGCCGACAACTGGCGCGTTGATGCCCTCTCTGGCGGAGAATCCCGCCAGTCCAAGTTCATGCGTCTGCTTGGCGGGGGCAaaaagcccaccaccaccaccaccaccactcccggGTCTGCCCGTCCCCGACTGGACATCAACCACGTCTCGGCAGAACTCGAACAGCAATTCAGCGCCGGCATCCGCCAGAAATTCGAGACTGGGGGGCAAAAGC CGTTTGAAGTGCGTGCGAAGTGGGAGTGGACTGTGACGACTCACCAGCAGTTGTACTactgggtgagggtgagggattTGGGCTTGTACTTTTGGGACAACAAGATGAtgacggggagggtggtgttgtggggggtggttgggtgGGCCAACTGGGCGAGGTTTGGGCTGGAgatcaacaagaacaagaagaacgAGTACAGGAACCGGAAGGAACAGAGGCATTTCCAGAGGGGGTATGAAGGGCagagggggttttggggtgggagaaaagtggaagaggtggtggaggataaGGAGCATGATTACCGGAaggcgttgagggagagTAGGGTGTATGCGGGCAggagggagtttgaggggaggagggaacaCAAGGTTAGGGATTATGAGAGCCGGAGAGATTATGGGAGTCGGAGGGAGCAcagagagaggagggagtaTGATGACCGCAGGGAGTGA
- a CDS encoding uncharacterized protein (COG:U; EggNog:ENOG503P8WP): MAQTPTQRRANQKFAKENEARMGKNIEQIKKKVPKEQLKSPISPVWLGVLGFIIFGGLVFEALSRIFGR; this comes from the exons ATG GCCCAAACACCCACCCAAAGGCGAGCCAACCAAAAGTTCGCCAAGGAGAACGAGGCGCGCATGGGCAAGAACATCGAgcagatcaagaagaaggtccCCAAGGAGCAGCTCAAGTCGCCAATCAGCCCCGTGTGGTTGG gcGTTCTAGGCTTCATCATCTTTGGCGGTCTCGTCTTTGAGGCGCTGAGCCGTATCTTTGGCCGGTAA
- a CDS encoding uncharacterized protein (EggNog:ENOG503P8QV) translates to MSRPTTNKMSPLRTTLPRLPVFRRSILTLSQLRQYSSSSQKPTSQTGVFYKAWTRPVAKTALLAVFVYQLAYWGWSKLEVDDIKEQKKAEIIRLEAQVKKLQDEKRREEK, encoded by the exons ATGAGCAggccaacaacaaacaagatGTCACCCCTCAGAacaaccctcccccgcctcccagTCTTCAGACGCTcaatcctcaccctctcacAACTCAGACaatactcctcctcctctcaaaaACCCACCTCCCAGACAGGAGTCTTCTACAAAGCCTGGACCAGACCAGTCGCCAAGACAGCCCTCCTCGCAGTATTTGTATACCAGCTGGCCTACTGGGGTTGGTCAAAGCTTGAGGTGGATGACATCAAGgagcaaaaaaaag CTGAGATCATCAGACTGGAAGCCCAGGTCAAGAAACTGCAggatgagaagaggagagaggagaaaTGA